The Peromyscus eremicus chromosome 2, PerEre_H2_v1, whole genome shotgun sequence genome includes the window GGCTTTGAGTGTtcctgtgctgcagctggtgagctAGCAGCCACACGGCTGTGGAAATCAGAGCTCCTGGGTTCCTTCGACTAACCTGCACCCAGCACCCCACCGTGTCCCTGGGACTGACCTGGGTCCTCTCATCTCTCCAGGGCTGCATTGTGATCCGATACACGGCCCCCTGGCACATGGTCTTCTTCTCTGAGTCCGTGGGCATCCCCTCACTTCGTGTGATGGCCCAGAAGCTGCTGGAGCTCCTCTTTGACTACGAGATTGAGCGGGAACCTCTGCTCTTCCATGTCTTCAGCAACGCTGGCGTCATGCTCTATCGCTACGTGCTAGAGCTCCTACAGACCCATCAGCGCTTCGGCCACCTGCATGTCGTGGGCACCGTCTTTGACAGTGGTCCCGGTGATAGCAACCTGGTAGGGGCCCTGAGGGCCCTGGCAACCATCCTGGAGCGCCGGCCCGCTGTGCTGCGCCTGTTGCTCGTGGTGGCCTTTGCCCTGGTGGTAGTACTGTTCCACTTCCTGCTGGCTCCGTTCACTGCCCTCTTCCACACCCACTTCTATGACAGGCTGCAGGACTCGGGCTCCCACTGGCCTGAGCTCTACCTCTACTCCAGAGCTGATCGGGTGGTCTCAGCCAGGGATGTGGAGCGCATGGTAGAGGCACGCTTGGCTCACCAGGTCCTGGTGCGCTCGGTGGACTTTGTGTCGTCTGCACATGTCAGCCACCTCCGTGACTATCCTACTTACTATACAAGTCTGTGTGTTGACTTCATGCATAACTGTGTCCAGGGCTGACCAGAAATAAACGCCGGGAACATCCCTTCAACTTACATCTGTCCTGGGGGACTGCTGCCATGGCTGTTCCCACAGATGCTGGGGTGGGAGTGCCAGGGCAAGTTTCTGTGGGGCAGCCTTGCAATTATTTGGACAAGTACAATGCTCTTATGGTGTTTGGCCTATAAAAGGTTAACAGTGTGTGGGGTGGGTGAATGGCTTGAGGCTAAACCCCAGagttgttttgaaaaaacaaagtgGTGGCTGAGGAgctagttcagttggtaaagtgctgctTGTATAATCACGAGTTCAAACCCGGAActcacatttttgaaaaaaaagccaggcatggtggcacacacttaaaaTCTGGGGAGGTGAGATAGTCAGGTGCCTGGAGGCTTACTGGCAACTAGCCTACCCTACCGTTGAGCCCCAGGCCAGCGAGAGGACCTGTCTTAAAAAGCAAGGTGAGTGGTACCTGAGGAATTACACCCTGGGTGGACCTCGGCCTCCGATTGCATTTGCACAGTGTagctgcacacacataaacacacaataaGATTGTGGTAAGAACCCTTCACATGGGACCTCTCAACAAAATTCCAGATGTGTAGTCAGTTGCCTGGTTGTTACCTGTGGGAGCACAGTCCCTATGCGGACAGCCTGTTTAGCAGATCCCCAGTCCTAAGGTACTTTGCATGATCTAGAACTTTATCATCTTGGATAACTGAAGCTTTATACTTGTTCCCAGAATTGagtttaggggtgtgtgtgtgtgtgtgtgtgtgtgtgtgtgagagagagagagagagagagagagagagagagagagagagagagagagagagagatgtagcccaggctgcctcaatctcattatatagctgaggatgactttgaactcctgatctccctgtctccacctcccaggtactgcaggtactgggattacaggcatatgtcaccattcctggcttgaATTTTGAGTTCctgaatggaaggagagaagctggGGAGCAGGGCTGTGGTctccctctggaagaacaaaacTCCATATTAAGCACTGTCCCCACCTGGCCTGTCACTCAGAGAGGTTGAGAGAGGTTGTCTCTGACCTCCTGGTCTGGGAATCTGAGACAGACATCAGATGAGGTCTCAATATTTGGGTATTTGGGGCCTGCTTGGTGCCACACACTTTGTTAGGGAGCCATTGAATCTgaggaatgtggtgatatattgtgtaccctaataaagcaaGCCTGAGGattagagggcagagctagccactagattagacatggaggtcaggcagtggtggcacacatctttaatcctagcactcaggaggcagagagccatctggatctcggtgagttcaaggccaccctggactacataagattgactcagtctaggagaaaaaacagagccaggcagtggtggcacacacctttaatcccagtactgggaagcacacatgcctttaatcccaggaagtgatatctgggtggagaaaggtatataattctgaggagacaggaattaaaggctctttttggctgaggccttttgggtgaggactcaggttttcagtctgagaatttgtggaaacaggattggctgaggaattggcaaggtgaggttggctgtggtttgctctgcttctctgatctttcagctttcaccccaacatctggtactgtgttttttattaataagaccttttagcaattcgtgttacatctGGCGTCCAACTCttggggcacaaattcatgaaaagagccacttgcctgtggctcaGGCCGGAGCTACAGGTGGCCGGAATCTCTACCCTACCTGGGCAAGAGTCCCTCCCCTGCTGGCtaagtttctgttgcagcctctctgcagcaaactccccaGACTCAGGCTCCAAACACACTGGAATTAGCTGCTTTTGCACGCTCCCCTGTACAAACAGCAGGCTCTCTAGTTTCTTCCCTTTGGCTTTCTCTGGGCCCtgtcctcaggctgctgccacactgtTTTCTGAATTATTGTCagagtcaattaagatttcttaaagggagaaattagttaaattttttcccatattaaaaaatgggaaacatttttacaatggaaggcaTTTGGTGTCTGTTTGATTATATATTAaatggtctgaaaatggaacaattaaatgagaggataattaatgttgatggaatagatataatgtcaattataaatattatttgatcattttttatcattaaaaaattggttaatatgagtgccaagataaaaattttagaaaaacttgttaaaacagatcatagatatattcagatccagacagaagaatttaaaggagaaccagtctcaacattgcattataaggttacaaagaaacagcctaaggctttcaaatagcaaccttaatctatctagtaaccttacaggaactaccgAGTGAGAAAtatcctcaaggctgtgtaagagctgactggactcttgtgcaaatgttagatttgaaaagattcaaagaagcaatagtctcatatggcatccactcatctttcgtgaagcagatgttaaacttgtaatagaattatccctcaagactggagagatttggttactgCCGTCTTAGAGGCTGGTCCACAGTTACAATGGAAGACTTGgttggaaagatgaggctaagaccattgaacaatggagtagggctagaggtcttgaaatttcccaagatcaacttcttggagaaggtgattatgctgatatacaaagacaatctttatatgatgaccacaccctaattttatgctgcatggcagctttgaatgcttgggacagaacggaagaagtaggaaagaaaattgagtcatttaataaagttatacagggcacaaaagaaaccttcactgatttcttacaaagactgatttcagcagtaaatagaatgatatcaaattcagaagctagacagataataattgaatctctggcttttgaaaatgctaatgcagtCTACGGCCATACTACCCTGAACGTGCCCGATCTCGtctgatctcggaagctaagcagggtcgggcctggttagtacttggatgggagaccgCCTGGGAATACCGGGTGCTGTAGgcttacaataaataaaaaaaataaaaaaaaatgctaatgcacaatgcaaaagggtaattaggccattaaaggcaagatcagcaccattggaggaatggatctgagatacaattgattttgaatctcatgaccatgatgatgcttggataggagaggtgatttccagaggtttgaagaaaaatagtaatgtcaggtgtttcaattgcagtaaacaaggtcacctaaaaagggattgtaaacagggtgGTCCTAGAAACAAaattttttcaaggaataattccaacagaatgtccctcccttctggattatgcagaaggtaagGCAAAGGTAAACATTGGACTAACGAATGTAGAGCAACAagagacagacaaggtaatccttgtctatgaggggcctctcacaggctcctaagacaaattcagttcagtcctttcctgtcaccCTGGAAGAAActtcttcccagagcaattaaagaacttaCTGCCTATTGTAAAAACCATACTACTCTgagtgatagaacagctatagaagagagaacaaaaaattttggagaaaccataaagcgatttttttggcaaacttctataaatgaacaaagaccaaaattaaaaatatgaatgatattctcattgaaggtcttgtagacacaggtgcagatgtaacaataattgcaccagaatcttggcatccaaattgactcttcaggaggtaaatgttcagcttttagggattggaacatctcaagtgaaacagagcatgagatgggtcaaatgtatacggccagaaggacagaggggaaaattaaagccatatgtggctaatataacTATGAATCTATGGGGCCAtaatttgttacaacaatggaatacccagattaacattcctccaatctcagaaacaaactagcatatgcttctgagaaaaatgttagaagatattataaagaacagtcaccaaccatccagattgtacaagaacagggcacaacagctactgatctttcaaagacaccaacagccctacctttaaaatggttaacagacaagcctgtatgggttcagcaatggcctttaacaacagagaaactgcaggtcttagaacagctggtatGAGAGCAGTTAagtgctcagcatattgaagaatcagtcagcccttggaattctcctgtatttgttataaaaaagaaatctggtaaatggagaatggtaacagacctaagagctaTTAaaaaggtaattcagccaatgggctctctacagtctggaattcctttgcctactctgttatcTAAAgtatggcctcttatagttattgatttaaaagactgtttcttctcaatactcttacaagaagaagacagagaaaaatttgccttcatggtgcctacttgtAATACTTCttagcctgttaagagatatcaatggaaggttctcccacagggaatgttaaatagtccAACCCTgggccaatattttgtatgacagccattggaagtaatatgtaaacaatgTCCTTAATCTACAGTttaccattacatggatgacattttactagctgattcaaatgtagatactttagagtgtttgaagaagtaaagaaaattttgccttgttggggattataaattgctcctgaaaagatacaaagaggaaattctattaattatttaggatataaaatagttctacaaaaaattagacctcaaaaggtgcaaattaggagagatcaattatggactcttaatgactttaaaAGATTATTAGGATACATTTCCAATCTATGGACCactattggggtaaaaaatgatgaactgagtaatttgttcaaaaccttagagggtgacaaggacttaaatagtccaagagaattatcagctgaagctgagagagaattggctctggtggaaaagaaaatacggGATGCATATGTGGATCATTTGTATCCAAAGCCTGattacattttggttattttaccctctaagcattctcctacaggaattttaatgcagagggaagatactatattggaatggatatttcttttttctttttctttttcttttctttctttctttcttttttgtcttttgagacaggatttctctgtgtagctttgcacctttcttggaactcactctgcagcccagtctggcctcaaactcacagagatccacctggctctgcctcccgaatgctgggattaaaggtgtgcaccaccaccgcctggccatccagcagaaattgtagtgcctttaactaatgatgaaatttaCAAATTATGGGAAGAAAGTTaaccttggcaaaaagcttgcagtaattttttgggagagattaacaacaaatatcccaaaagcaatagaattcaacttataaagagagctaactggatcCTGACtcacattgtatgggaaacaccaatatctggagcccctacattttatacagatgcaaaccaaaaaggaaaggcaggttacaaatcagaaaatgtaagtaaagtggttcaaagtccttataattctgtccaaaagtaggaattatatgccattctgatggtattaatgaattttttggaaactctcaacatagttactgactctcagtattctgaaagagtggtattacacattgaaactgctggatttatccctgatgagtcagaattaactttgttatttattcagttacaagaaataatcaggaataggaatcatcccttatatataacttaCATCTggtcccatatgggtctgccaggccctctagcacaaggtaatgatgagattgatcaactattgataggaaatgtgctggaggcctcagaatttcattaaaaacatcatgtcaatagtaggggttttaaaaaggatttttccataacctggcaacaagccaaggaacttatgaggaaatgtcctacttgttctttatacaatcaaactccactgccagcaggatataacccaaagggtactcaaaggaatgaaatctggcagatggatgtgtttcattttgtagaatttggaaaattgaaatatgtacaccacaccattgatacttattcagaatttcaatgggcaactgctctgagttccaaaaaggctgattctgtaatcatgcatttgctagaagttatggccatcatgggtatacctgtataaattaaaactaacaatgctccagcatatgtctctggtaaaatgaaacagtttttttgcttattacaatataaagcacattacaggtataccacacaattccacaggccaagcagtcatagaaagatcaaatcgaactctaaaggatatgctaaataaacaggggtaacaaaaaacccaagaaatagattacataatgctttattaactttgaattttctcagtgctaatgagaaaggaacaacagctgcagagagacattggatgacagaaaaaaaactacagaattagatcagcctgtatactttaaagatgtgccgacctcagaatggaaaccagaatatgtgttacattggggatgaggttttgcttttgtttccacgggagaagaaaagctatggataccatcaaaattgataaaggtttgatttgaacaagagggacctcttaattagaagaggtgatagttcatcaaccaacatgaccatccaatttaaactaacttataccactaacaaatgcttttcattagaTATGATATAACTTGGCAAAagagaaactccccaaagttagggttggggaagggttttgtttttatgtttcaggagaatgaaggctaaggaatctgaagaacactggacaaatgagacatctgatgaaaaaggacaaatcatccagaaaaaaatgtcccaagaaaaagagtaaattggcctattggtatatcacatatctaacaggataaaatttcataagtcttcctaaatgtttatttctgctgttctctacagacacataatgcaaatggtcttcaTGTAGTcccagtttaattaaaaattaaagctggctttggagttggaatgtggctctctacttctctaaacccaagcatgcttgttaaaagaaaatgcaaaatctctgtatcatgtcagacctcatatgagacagaagaaaaaccaaaattaagggactatccTATTGCTATTAATCTCacgatcctttggttttattttgactcgttaaaacttttcttaaggtatgaatttagatcaatatttataatattaatatatattaaacttttgtcatgatattaatggtcatatacagtactaattctagaaaaaaggcttcatctagcttcctgtacatgattttgggcttgagtctctatcagttttctgcagtgaaccatgactacgcctaacagtgactttgaagtctccaaaaagatgatgggaccccacaacaacaattccatcaGGACCATGATAATACCATTAagttgacaaacaccacccaaagatcagctttggactacaaactgctcaggacaatattgagatggctagctgagacgATACAACCTTGTAGACTACTCCAATGAGGACTTgatcataatcctaaattttctttgtgtccccataagattaacagCACCGCCAATCAGCAGAAAgtgattttaagaacatgacgccCACATccccaagaggtggagtgggtggtttttggttattaaATGAGTTATAAATAAtcgtcattgtttaggatggttgattacaagttgttaattgataatggtcaagaaaaaaatccaaaggagattagattcagggttcttttttttttttttttttggtttttcgagacagggtttctctgtgtagctttgcacctttcctgagactcacttggtagcccaggctggcctcgaactcacagagatccgcctggctctgcctcccgagtgctgggattaaaggcgtgcgccaccaccgcccggcagattcagggttcttatttgaagaaaaagtaaaaagaaaaaaaaggctatagataagaggtagattattgaatctactctgaaaaaaaaagatatagaaatgatggataaagagcagattattgaatctactctgaaaagaaaaaagagagaatatggataaattggtagattattaaatctatgTTTAAAAAGcagctactagttttaaatattttacattggatcagatttttgtatattgtatacaaattttgtatattgatacaaatttgagattatttttgttagaacatactgtacatacgtttctaatcttgttcaaggtattgtacctatacagctcatttaacaatgtaatgcaattttctagtccttgaaagttattaccaaccATTTAGcagatgtattttagatatacaggtcatcttcaaacacttcagagagctacagaatatggcatttaagatattttaaaaacatagattcttttttatgactatgagacatgtctgctccttgAAACACCAATCTACTTAagggaagatgatgggcatcgaagaaactccatatggagtttactttctttgtggcaagttaaCCACTGCACAAGAAAGTGCCCTtccctcaactgctgacagtatgctactgtccaaatggacaagcaggacacaaaagaaaggactgtcgAACCTGCCAAGataaggtaggaaggcccttcagaaaatcctgcttcacagataagtctgtcagatatgctaggcctgtaggcagaagatggatgcctcaacattgcagaggaaccttgggtaactgtccaggcagccagctgtttctgtcatttctcacagtttttggaagttacttgtttgtacttcctgcttacttaagtgatatatttccttcttgggtctctgagggagttgaagattagataattatagttttccttgttaacaaattcagaaaagaaactcactacagaggtgtaaagtgtgtaagcttgaaagacatcaaaagatagtttttggttggtaatacaagttaggatagagctggttggtggtggtgcatgcctttaatcccagcactcgggaggcagagccaggtgaatctcggagttcaaggccagcctggtctacaaagtgagttccaagacaggctccaaagctacacagagaaactctgtctcaaaaaaaaaaaaaaaaaaaaaaaagttaggatagaatgtgaattaggtacaacattttggactcaccaaaataggataaataatggagtattttctctgaatctgtcaaatgttaatggattgcacattgttaatataattcttgactgtatgtattatgtatacttATTgtctatagtttttcttatattagttataaccttttattattttagacaaaaataaaaaggagaaatgtagtgctatattgtgtaccctaataaagcttgcctgaggattagaggacagagccagccactagattaaacatagaggtcaggcagtggtggcacacatctttaatcctagcactcaggaggcagagagccatctggatctctgggagttcaaggccccctggattgactcagtctaggagagaaaacagagccaggcagtggtggcacacacctttaatcccagtaccagaaagcacacatgcctttattcccaggaagtgatgtctgggtggagaaagatatataagtcgtgaggagataggaactaaagGCCTATTTTGGCTGaggccttttgggtgaggactcagaggttttcagtctgaggattcatggaaacaggattggcgaggtgaggttggctgtggcttgctctgcttctctaatctttcagctttcaccccaatatctggtaccttttttttttaaattattataaggccatttaagatttgaacaacagagGTATTTGATGGCTATGTATTTAAGAGGAAGACTATGTAGAGAGCAGAAAGGCCGCTATGCTCAATAGGCTGTGTCTAGGAGGCCAGAACCAGGGTTCGGGATTCAGGCTAAAATAACACCATCGTTTCCTAAAAGATGCTCCCATTGAGTACCCTCCCGCAGGGAAGATGGCTGGACCATAAGCTGTACCATCTTCTATGCTACAAGTCATGGCTGCACAATTCTGGTACACAGGTAAGTTaggtattcaataaatatttatagattgAATGAACTCTCTGTGATCAAGGGACTTGGGTTTCAGAGAAGGGATTTCAAAGT containing:
- the Tmem53 gene encoding transmembrane protein 53 isoform X2, with protein sequence MASAELDYSIEIPDQPCWSQKNPSQDGKEARKRLPVVILLGWGGCRDKNLAKYSAIYHSRGCIVIRYTAPWHMVFFSESVGIPSLRVMAQKLLELLFDYEIEREPLLFHVFSNAGVMLYRYVLELLQTHQRFGHLHVVGTVFDSGPGDSNLVGALRALATILERRPAVLRLLLVVAFALVVVLFHFLLAPFTALFHTHFYDRLQDSGSHWPELYLYSRADRVVSARDVERMVEARLAHQVLVRSVDFVSSAHVSHLRDYPTYYTSLCVDFMHNCVQG
- the Tmem53 gene encoding transmembrane protein 53 isoform X1; protein product: MASAELDYSIEIPDQPCWSQSMEGDSGENPSQDGKEARKRLPVVILLGWGGCRDKNLAKYSAIYHSRGCIVIRYTAPWHMVFFSESVGIPSLRVMAQKLLELLFDYEIEREPLLFHVFSNAGVMLYRYVLELLQTHQRFGHLHVVGTVFDSGPGDSNLVGALRALATILERRPAVLRLLLVVAFALVVVLFHFLLAPFTALFHTHFYDRLQDSGSHWPELYLYSRADRVVSARDVERMVEARLAHQVLVRSVDFVSSAHVSHLRDYPTYYTSLCVDFMHNCVQG